CTTCATGTTAATAACCGCTGTTTTGTATCAGTTTTTTATTCAGTACCAGTTCCGTAGCCGGAATTGGGAAGATATCTCTGGAAGCACCTTCATTACCTGTTTTAAAACCCCATTTGCCCTGATATTTTCCAAAGCGGATCAGGTCATTGCGGCGCCATCCTTCCCAGGCAAGCTCACGTCCTCTTTCCTCCAGAATGCCATCGAGGGTAATGGTCGTAATTTCTCCGGCCTTTGCCCGAACACGAACCTTATTTACCAGCCCAACTGCTTCAGTCATAGACCCACCTGTTCTCAGTAAAGCCTCTGCTTTTAGCAGATACACATCTGCAAGCCTGAAAACCGGCATGTCATTGCCCTGAAAACGGGTGCTGCTATTGGTATTCGGATCAGGAAAGAATTTGATGGATCTCACGCCTCTGGATACCCCATTTACTTCCGCACCAACATCCATGGTTTCTGTATTGGTCAATACAATCTCCGGTGTAAAATCAAGTTGCGCCGAACCGTTCATAATTTTGGTAGTACCATCGGCAAGAAACTGTTTCCCCGCCAGCCAGGTTGTATTTCGGATGTCTCCAGGTAAGTTAAAGGTATCATAAAACTCCTTTAGCGTACACTGTGCATTACTTGGACTAAAGGGAAGATTATACTTCGCCCTTAGCGTGCTATGAAGCGTAAAACGGGTAATTGCATTTCCGCCCGAATAATTAGGATCATATATCGCAGCAAAGATGGTTTCGCTATTCGCAGCATTTGTTGGCGAAAACAGCGTGTTATAATCGCTCACCAGTGCCATCGATGATCCGTTAATGATTTTATCCCCATAGGTAATAGATTCTGCATACATGGGTTTTCCGATGTAATGCGCTGCATTGATGTACAATTTTTGCAGTAGGGCATAGGCCATCCATTTCGTTGGCCGGCCATAGAATTCTGAAGTAACGGTAGTGGGAGAAGACAAGCCTTCAGCTACCTCAAGCAGCTCCTTCTCTATGTAAGCAAATACTTCTGCGCGCGTAGATTGCTTTGGACTTTCAGCGGTTCCGAAGCGGGTAATGGGAATGTTGCCGAACATGTCCATCACATAGAAATAGTATAGGGCACGCATGGCGCGTATCTCATTTAAAAACTGTGTTTTTGTTGGACTGTCTGCTGATTTCTCTAACAGATTGAGTACCCGGTTACAATCACTTATCCCCGCATATCCCCATTGCCAGGCACTTTGAATGATGGGATGATCCGGCAACCAGTTGTGTTTGTGAAGGGTCTGGTATCTTCCCTGGTCATAATAACCACCGTTCCGGGCGGTAATGATTGCTTCTTCACTCGTCAGTTCGTACATCCTCCAGATATCGACACCGAAACCGGCATTAAATTTTTGATAAACGGTGCCCGTTGCTGCTACAAAGGCATCCGGTGTTACCGGGAAGTTTCCATTTGTCAGTTGCGATTCCACATCAACATCCAGTTTTGTGCAGCTTCCCAGGGTTAAAGCCATCAGGGCTGCAGCTGTTATATATTTTTTCATGTCTCTTTTTTCTTTTTATAGAATGTTATAAATTGAAGTTCAGCCCAAAAATTGCAGCACGTGTTTTAGGGTAGAAATTGCGGTAATCGATGCCGGGAGTCTGACCCGCCATGTTGATCTCCGGATCTACGCCTTTATATTTTGTAATGATAAACAGGTTATTACCTGAGGCATAAACCCTCAGTGTTTTGCTGCCTTTTATTTTGAAAGTATAGCCCAGAGTTGCATTGTCCAGACGAAGGTAGGAGCCGCTTTCCAGGTAACGGTCTGATACAAACTGTGCTTTATCATCGCTGATTGGCTCTGTTAA
This region of Pedobacter steynii genomic DNA includes:
- a CDS encoding RagB/SusD family nutrient uptake outer membrane protein, which gives rise to MKKYITAAALMALTLGSCTKLDVDVESQLTNGNFPVTPDAFVAATGTVYQKFNAGFGVDIWRMYELTSEEAIITARNGGYYDQGRYQTLHKHNWLPDHPIIQSAWQWGYAGISDCNRVLNLLEKSADSPTKTQFLNEIRAMRALYYFYVMDMFGNIPITRFGTAESPKQSTRAEVFAYIEKELLEVAEGLSSPTTVTSEFYGRPTKWMAYALLQKLYINAAHYIGKPMYAESITYGDKIINGSSMALVSDYNTLFSPTNAANSETIFAAIYDPNYSGGNAITRFTLHSTLRAKYNLPFSPSNAQCTLKEFYDTFNLPGDIRNTTWLAGKQFLADGTTKIMNGSAQLDFTPEIVLTNTETMDVGAEVNGVSRGVRSIKFFPDPNTNSSTRFQGNDMPVFRLADVYLLKAEALLRTGGSMTEAVGLVNKVRVRAKAGEITTITLDGILEERGRELAWEGWRRNDLIRFGKYQGKWGFKTGNEGASRDIFPIPATELVLNKKLIQNSGY